One Picrophilus oshimae DSM 9789 genomic region harbors:
- a CDS encoding CBS domain-containing protein, with protein MVLYAEDIMHRDNRVYDPDTDCLTASKIMSDERHGYIIIGKNGKPEGIITEWDLINKVLARNINPEGIKLKEIMSTNLISVSSKTPMDKIADIMAINGIRRLLVIENGKFLGVITSRDILRFFHDYVKDVVDIASKFGIR; from the coding sequence ATGGTACTTTACGCAGAGGATATAATGCATAGGGACAACAGGGTATACGATCCGGATACTGACTGCCTCACCGCATCAAAAATAATGTCAGATGAGCGCCACGGCTATATAATAATAGGAAAAAATGGAAAGCCAGAGGGCATAATAACCGAATGGGATCTGATAAACAAGGTGCTTGCAAGGAACATAAATCCAGAAGGCATAAAATTAAAGGAGATAATGAGCACAAATCTAATCTCGGTCTCATCCAAGACGCCAATGGACAAGATAGCAGACATCATGGCAATCAACGGCATAAGGCGTTTACTGGTTATAGAAAATGGCAAATTCCTTGGGGTGATCACATCACGTGATATACTGAGGTTCTTCCATGATTATGTTAAGGATGTTGTCGATATTGCATCAAAATTTGGCATAAGATAA
- the metG gene encoding methionine--tRNA ligase has translation MSERILVNCALPYANGPLHLGHIAGAYLAADIFVRFNRLNGNEVLFVSGSDEYGTPITITAEKNKTSPQNVADIYHREHEQTFKNLDIVFDIFTRTTDPEHVKDVDEFFINLLNKNYLEKRYMVSPYCKSTGKFMPDRYIHGTCPYCGFNDARGDQCDECGRTLDPIELINPRCTSSNEEPLFIATEHFFLRLDLLSDELLNYLNTRENWKPNVINFTRSIINEGLRPRPITRDIDWGVPIPLNGFEGKRIYVWFEALIGYITGARVYSKNIKDDDYWKKFWLDKNVKSYYFIGKDNIPFHTIIWPAMLIAHGDYNLPYNVPANEYLRFEGAQFSKSRGIGYTVNEALSLVNKNYLRYYMASIMPETGDSSFSLNELVSRVNSELIDKYGNFIYRVLGFISNRKINIKKCEPDSIINEFKRFFDEYSESIKNIKIKNGLQIWLEAVTLANNYFNSEAPWNINDPERLNQVLFTSLKISMYLTAMLYPYVPSASSEILSSLGFKTVNYKFDDMLGFDDFRPLKGEPPFKKLEIADKKINIDLMAGTVKYVNDHPNADNLYVLGVHADRDITIVSNIKKYLTPENLQGRRILLIRNVKPATIRGIKSEAIIIAVQHGERIIIPEVNADDGSRMKIDGFDFNGDIISMDEIKRYKFIVDKNELVLEYNNSRFIITENGKPLKINAPDGSSIVL, from the coding sequence ATGAGTGAAAGAATACTTGTAAACTGTGCATTGCCCTATGCAAATGGCCCACTCCATCTTGGTCATATTGCTGGTGCATATCTGGCAGCAGATATCTTTGTAAGGTTTAATAGATTAAATGGTAACGAGGTTTTATTTGTTTCAGGCAGTGATGAGTATGGAACCCCGATAACAATAACGGCCGAGAAGAATAAAACATCGCCCCAGAATGTGGCTGATATTTACCACAGAGAACATGAGCAAACCTTTAAAAATCTTGATATAGTATTTGACATATTTACAAGGACAACAGATCCTGAGCATGTAAAGGACGTTGATGAATTCTTCATTAATCTTTTAAACAAAAATTATCTTGAAAAGAGATACATGGTATCTCCATACTGCAAATCAACAGGGAAGTTTATGCCAGATCGCTACATACATGGCACATGCCCATACTGCGGTTTTAACGATGCACGTGGCGATCAGTGCGATGAATGCGGAAGAACACTGGATCCAATAGAGCTTATAAATCCAAGGTGTACATCATCCAATGAGGAGCCACTGTTTATTGCAACAGAACACTTCTTTTTAAGGCTTGATCTGCTATCAGATGAGCTCCTGAATTATTTAAATACAAGGGAGAACTGGAAGCCAAACGTAATAAACTTCACAAGATCAATAATAAATGAGGGGTTAAGGCCCAGGCCAATAACAAGGGATATCGACTGGGGAGTTCCGATACCATTAAATGGCTTTGAAGGCAAAAGGATCTATGTCTGGTTTGAGGCTCTTATAGGATACATAACAGGTGCAAGGGTTTACTCAAAGAATATAAAAGATGATGATTACTGGAAAAAATTCTGGCTTGATAAAAATGTTAAATCTTATTATTTCATAGGCAAGGATAATATCCCGTTTCATACAATTATATGGCCTGCGATGCTCATTGCGCATGGAGATTATAATCTACCATACAACGTGCCTGCAAATGAATATTTAAGATTCGAGGGTGCCCAGTTTTCAAAAAGCCGTGGTATTGGATACACAGTTAACGAGGCCCTTTCATTGGTAAACAAGAATTATTTAAGATACTATATGGCCTCGATAATGCCTGAAACCGGGGATTCAAGCTTTTCATTAAACGAGCTTGTCAGCAGGGTAAACAGCGAACTCATAGATAAATATGGCAATTTTATATACAGGGTTCTGGGTTTTATATCAAACAGGAAGATAAATATAAAAAAATGCGAACCGGATTCAATTATAAACGAATTCAAAAGATTTTTTGATGAATATTCTGAATCAATAAAAAACATAAAAATAAAGAACGGGCTTCAGATCTGGCTTGAGGCAGTCACGCTTGCAAATAACTATTTCAACAGCGAGGCCCCATGGAATATAAATGACCCTGAGAGATTAAATCAGGTGCTTTTTACATCGCTTAAAATCTCTATGTATTTAACGGCAATGCTCTATCCATATGTGCCATCCGCCTCATCTGAAATCCTTTCATCACTTGGTTTTAAAACTGTTAATTATAAATTTGATGATATGTTGGGTTTTGATGATTTCAGACCTTTGAAGGGAGAACCGCCATTTAAGAAGCTGGAAATTGCTGACAAAAAGATAAACATAGATCTCATGGCCGGTACCGTAAAATATGTAAATGACCATCCAAATGCGGATAATCTATACGTTTTGGGCGTTCATGCTGACAGGGATATTACCATTGTTTCGAATATAAAAAAGTATTTAACACCGGAGAATCTCCAGGGCAGGAGAATCCTTTTAATAAGGAATGTAAAACCTGCAACGATACGCGGCATAAAATCAGAGGCAATTATAATAGCAGTACAGCATGGTGAAAGAATAATCATTCCAGAGGTGAATGCAGATGACGGTTCCAGGATGAAAATAGATGGCTTTGACTTCAATGGTGATATAATATCAATGGATGAAATCAAAAGGTACAAATTCATTGTTGATAAAAACGAGCTGGTTCTTGAATACAATAACTCAAGATTTATTATAACAGAAAACGGAAAACCATTAAAAATAAATGCACCGGATGGTTCAAGTATCGTGCTTTAA
- a CDS encoding MoaD/ThiS family protein, with protein MIRIKGSENKTIEMDHELTINDIIKQYKIDAERYAIILNGSPATEDENVRPEDDLLFLEVFSGG; from the coding sequence ATGATTAGAATAAAAGGATCAGAAAATAAAACAATAGAAATGGATCATGAGCTCACAATAAATGACATTATAAAACAATATAAAATAGATGCAGAAAGATATGCAATTATACTTAATGGAAGCCCTGCAACAGAGGATGAAAACGTAAGACCAGAAGATGATTTATTGTTTTTAGAGGTATTTTCAGGTGGATAA
- a CDS encoding dihydrolipoamide acetyltransferase family protein, giving the protein MYTLKVPPIGEGVSEGEIVKWNVKEGDTIEKDQEIVEIMTDKITIKIPSPVSGKVLKLIEPEGKTVKVGDSIATIDSQEGNEEINNENNAQESKEIKIENKNYGSNVKNVELVKATPAVRAYARQKGIDLSNVRPSRPDGRIRKEDIDNYISMKNKTVQENVEIQNDEVYKPSGIRKIIFDKMTKSKQIIPHFTITDFISTENIEKAIDYYSKKGYVSFTSFFAKACTIAFKEFPKMNALYNDDGTYTIKKRYNIGIAVDSPYGLTVVVVKDVDKKSIFEISMEIRELAEKARSNKLEMDDVRDSTFSVTNIGAIGGIYSTPIINYPEVAILAVNTRTNAFIDGSMRSGVYVTLACDHRLIDGAEAARFIKKIKEIIEQPMLYIGD; this is encoded by the coding sequence ATGTACACGTTGAAGGTTCCACCAATAGGAGAGGGCGTCAGTGAGGGCGAGATAGTAAAATGGAATGTAAAGGAGGGCGACACAATAGAAAAGGATCAGGAGATCGTTGAGATAATGACTGATAAGATAACAATAAAGATTCCATCCCCGGTCAGCGGAAAGGTATTAAAATTGATTGAGCCAGAGGGAAAAACCGTCAAGGTCGGTGACAGCATAGCAACAATAGATTCGCAGGAGGGCAATGAAGAAATTAACAATGAGAACAATGCCCAGGAATCAAAGGAAATTAAAATAGAAAACAAAAATTATGGGAGTAATGTAAAAAACGTTGAGCTGGTAAAGGCAACACCCGCTGTGAGGGCATACGCAAGGCAGAAGGGAATAGATCTTTCAAATGTAAGGCCGTCCAGACCTGATGGCAGGATAAGAAAAGAGGATATAGACAACTATATATCAATGAAGAATAAAACTGTTCAGGAAAATGTCGAGATACAAAACGATGAGGTATATAAACCATCAGGCATAAGAAAGATCATCTTCGACAAGATGACGAAATCAAAGCAGATCATACCACATTTTACAATAACAGATTTTATATCAACGGAGAATATTGAAAAGGCCATTGATTATTATTCAAAGAAGGGCTATGTTAGCTTTACATCATTCTTTGCAAAGGCATGCACAATAGCATTTAAGGAGTTCCCAAAGATGAATGCCTTATATAATGATGATGGCACATACACAATAAAGAAGAGGTATAATATTGGAATAGCCGTTGATTCTCCATATGGATTAACCGTTGTTGTTGTAAAGGACGTTGATAAGAAGAGCATCTTTGAGATATCAATGGAAATAAGGGAGCTCGCCGAAAAGGCAAGATCAAACAAACTCGAAATGGATGATGTTAGGGACTCGACGTTTTCAGTAACAAACATAGGGGCAATAGGCGGAATATATTCAACACCGATAATAAACTATCCTGAAGTCGCAATTCTTGCTGTTAACACAAGGACAAATGCATTTATAGATGGTTCAATGAGAAGCGGCGTCTATGTTACACTCGCCTGCGACCACAGATTAATAGATGGTGCCGAGGCTGCAAGGTTTATAAAAAAGATAAAGGAGATCATAGAGCAGCCAATGCTTTACATTGGTGATTAA
- a CDS encoding NAD(P)/FAD-dependent oxidoreductase has translation MTKLLVLGGRFAGLTAAYTAKRLLGDKIDVTLINNTPYAAFRPGMPHVSIGVFKAEDLLVDLGTALPAKGIKFKQGTVTKIDAKKNRVEYDDPSGHKQTEDYDYLVVGFGAKLGIEHIKGWHEYGNSVCEPDYATALHEKLEKFQGGNIAIGSGIFYQGTLTPRGTYPKNWAAPADSACEGPVFEMSLMIPAYLKKRGILDKTHITIFSPGEEILTDISKESRGVVKSLYSSQGFDMVWNFKLAEVRKDEIVSEDGKTIKADIAIILPPYEHNDAVTNSTPDLFDDGGFIPTDAHMRSIKYDNIYACGDANQMTVPKLGYLAVQTSRIAMQDLANRLGVPTKIDEYHPEVVCIADNPLEGFAIAVNDTTFYGGTKGLAVPSPTNHMKKELFTKYFMWTNGDMALDKYLASW, from the coding sequence ATGACAAAGCTACTTGTATTAGGTGGAAGGTTTGCTGGATTAACAGCAGCGTACACGGCAAAGAGGCTTCTTGGAGACAAAATTGATGTAACACTGATAAACAATACACCATATGCGGCATTCAGACCCGGAATGCCACACGTATCAATAGGAGTTTTCAAGGCAGAGGATCTTTTGGTTGATCTTGGAACTGCATTGCCTGCAAAGGGTATAAAGTTCAAACAGGGAACTGTTACAAAGATAGATGCAAAGAAGAACAGGGTAGAGTACGATGATCCATCAGGGCACAAGCAAACAGAGGATTATGACTACCTTGTTGTTGGATTTGGTGCAAAGCTTGGCATAGAGCACATAAAGGGCTGGCATGAGTACGGAAACAGTGTCTGTGAGCCTGACTATGCAACAGCACTTCATGAGAAACTCGAGAAATTCCAGGGCGGAAACATTGCAATAGGTTCTGGTATATTCTACCAGGGAACGTTAACACCCAGGGGAACGTATCCAAAGAACTGGGCCGCACCGGCAGATTCAGCCTGCGAGGGGCCTGTATTTGAAATGTCATTAATGATTCCTGCATACCTTAAAAAGAGGGGCATACTGGACAAGACCCATATAACAATATTCTCACCAGGAGAGGAGATACTAACAGATATATCAAAGGAATCAAGGGGCGTTGTTAAATCGCTTTATTCAAGCCAGGGTTTCGACATGGTCTGGAATTTCAAGCTTGCAGAGGTAAGAAAGGACGAAATAGTAAGCGAGGACGGAAAGACCATAAAGGCAGATATAGCAATTATATTACCGCCATACGAACACAACGATGCTGTTACAAATTCAACACCGGATCTCTTTGATGATGGCGGATTCATACCAACAGATGCACACATGAGGTCAATAAAGTACGATAACATATACGCATGCGGAGATGCAAACCAGATGACGGTTCCAAAACTTGGATATCTTGCAGTACAGACATCAAGAATAGCCATGCAGGATCTTGCAAACAGACTTGGCGTTCCAACAAAGATAGATGAATACCATCCAGAGGTCGTTTGCATAGCAGACAACCCGCTTGAAGGATTTGCAATAGCAGTAAATGACACAACGTTCTACGGTGGCACAAAAGGCCTGGCGGTACCATCACCAACAAACCACATGAAGAAGGAGTTGTTTACCAAATACTTTATGTGGACGAATGGAGATATGGCACTTGACAAATATCTCGCAAGCTGGTGA
- a CDS encoding cob(I)yrinic acid a,c-diamide adenosyltransferase: MFTRRGDAGETDTGLRVRIGKDSPLVEFQGTLDELNSFIGLAIVTSKWDDIKNDLDLIQNDIFLIGEDVTAMGTHRTISEDRVKWLESRVFDYRREIGKIKLFVIPGGSQEAATLHVARSVARRSERIAVYLSKQTQVNKYILIYLNRLSSLLFMHALVSNKRLGIDERIWDIRRES; this comes from the coding sequence ATGTTTACCAGGCGTGGTGATGCCGGAGAGACAGACACCGGTTTAAGGGTAAGAATAGGAAAGGATTCCCCACTTGTTGAGTTTCAGGGTACACTGGATGAATTAAATTCATTCATAGGTCTTGCCATTGTAACATCAAAATGGGATGATATAAAGAATGATCTTGACCTTATACAGAACGATATCTTTTTGATTGGCGAGGATGTAACGGCCATGGGCACACACAGGACAATATCAGAGGATCGTGTTAAATGGCTTGAATCAAGGGTTTTTGATTATCGCAGGGAAATAGGCAAGATAAAACTTTTTGTAATACCAGGCGGAAGCCAGGAGGCAGCAACGCTCCATGTTGCAAGATCAGTCGCAAGGCGTTCCGAGCGTATTGCAGTTTATCTATCAAAGCAGACACAGGTGAATAAATACATATTAATATACCTGAACAGGCTTTCATCGCTGCTTTTCATGCATGCCCTGGTTTCAAATAAAAGGCTTGGTATAGATGAAAGAATCTGGGACATAAGGCGTGAATCATGA
- the lipB gene encoding lipoyl(octanoyl) transferase LipB — MTSKINYYIDLKRFDYKKCLDIQYRLVSMRKNDLIGNTIIFVEHDPVYTIGRKADPRNYSNVNVIRTDRGGDITYHGPGQLVSYFIFDVRINGKKEVKTFLNNIENVYINLLKNLGYSASTGDEPGIWIEKNGKLKKVASIGMAIDDYVSYHGVALNINKEVLNGFIKINPCGLPPAVMDYIDIKRDDAIDLIIKEIEKIYGKFNKIEYEGLIS; from the coding sequence ATGACTTCGAAAATTAATTATTATATTGATCTTAAAAGATTTGATTACAAAAAATGCCTTGACATACAGTACAGGCTTGTCTCAATGAGAAAGAACGATTTAATAGGTAATACAATAATTTTCGTTGAGCACGATCCTGTTTACACAATAGGCAGAAAGGCTGACCCAAGGAACTATTCAAACGTAAATGTTATAAGAACAGACCGCGGTGGTGATATAACATATCACGGCCCCGGCCAGCTGGTTTCTTACTTTATCTTTGATGTAAGAATAAATGGTAAAAAGGAGGTAAAAACCTTTCTTAATAATATAGAAAACGTCTACATAAATCTACTAAAGAATCTTGGATACAGTGCATCAACAGGTGATGAACCGGGCATCTGGATAGAAAAAAACGGTAAATTAAAAAAGGTTGCTTCCATAGGCATGGCCATAGATGATTATGTATCATATCATGGTGTTGCACTTAACATAAACAAGGAGGTTTTAAACGGATTTATAAAAATAAACCCATGCGGGCTCCCGCCGGCCGTTATGGATTACATAGATATTAAGAGAGATGATGCCATTGATTTAATAATAAAGGAGATTGAAAAAATATATGGTAAATTCAATAAAATAGAATATGAGGGCCTGATCTCATGA
- a CDS encoding DUF1641 domain-containing protein: MMTEDEAIEKLLTPDTMNSINRLMEVVKKLDKMGFLDVISGILDDEETLKMIMGILTSDEVLMLFTKKDSLLSMLSIISEKKNVNALSNLLEMLGTLQNKGMLDPVMGILNDDEALGTLMGLLSNDFTMNFLMNYKTILNALGTLDLSVAPHYVNFIKAIENAIKTETVTPVGGMMGTLHAMKDEDTQRGLGIVFSILKSLGKTCFSDFNCNAGNKK; encoded by the coding sequence ATGATGACAGAGGACGAGGCAATAGAGAAGCTGTTGACGCCTGACACAATGAACAGCATCAACAGGCTGATGGAAGTAGTGAAGAAGCTGGACAAGATGGGATTCCTTGATGTAATATCTGGAATCCTTGACGACGAGGAAACCCTAAAAATGATAATGGGCATTCTAACAAGCGATGAGGTCTTAATGCTGTTCACAAAGAAGGACTCACTGCTATCCATGCTTTCCATTATATCAGAAAAGAAGAATGTAAATGCACTGTCGAATCTCCTTGAAATGCTTGGAACATTGCAAAACAAGGGAATGCTTGATCCTGTCATGGGTATATTAAACGACGATGAGGCCCTTGGAACATTGATGGGACTACTATCAAATGATTTTACAATGAACTTTTTAATGAACTATAAAACAATACTTAATGCCCTTGGAACCCTGGATCTAAGCGTTGCACCGCACTATGTAAACTTCATAAAGGCCATTGAGAATGCAATAAAAACCGAGACCGTTACACCTGTTGGTGGCATGATGGGAACGCTGCATGCAATGAAGGACGAGGATACACAGAGGGGACTTGGAATAGTCTTTTCCATACTCAAAAGCCTCGGCAAAACATGCTTTTCAGATTTTAACTGCAATGCAGGAAATAAAAAATAA
- a CDS encoding DNA-directed RNA polymerase subunit K, translated as MILTKFEKARIIGARALQIAMGAPVIIDISPDIIDPIDIAMIEFENNVIPITIKRNQ; from the coding sequence ATGATATTGACGAAATTTGAAAAGGCGAGGATTATTGGAGCAAGGGCCCTGCAGATTGCAATGGGCGCACCGGTGATTATAGATATTTCCCCGGATATCATAGATCCAATAGATATAGCAATGATAGAATTTGAAAATAATGTTATACCAATAACAATAAAAAGAAATCAATAA
- a CDS encoding FAD-dependent oxidoreductase has translation MDYDVIILGAGAGGYKAAVHLLKNKKRVLMIEKEKFGGECLNYGCIPSKALIEMSESIYYLKNMPGISMEYKIDMKAWQDWKNSMVARITGNAERQCKSLGADILYGFGTLKDKNTVNVNGKDYTAENIIIDTGSSPARIPGIDNVYYNREILGIDHIPESIAIIGGGYIGVEIGTAMAKLGSDVYIIEAKERILPEVSSELSNAVDKKLRSIGVKIMTSSKVISVSKDKYYTVKTENDEIKSEMVLMSVGRIPNTKNIGLENLKIEMDGRFIKTDEHRRTNVKNIYAIGDVTTGPMLAHKAFYDAYIASENILGNDVIIDYKAMPYVIYTDPEISFTGSVSNNSKKIMTSAVPRALTMNEGDGFFRIYYNDDGTVTGAAIAAPRSSEIITEISLAVESYLNINDLLLTIHPHPTIAEGIHDDFEN, from the coding sequence ATGGATTACGATGTCATTATCCTTGGGGCCGGTGCTGGTGGATATAAAGCTGCTGTTCATCTTCTAAAAAATAAAAAAAGAGTATTAATGATAGAAAAGGAGAAATTCGGCGGTGAGTGCCTTAACTACGGATGCATACCATCAAAGGCATTAATAGAGATGAGTGAGAGTATTTACTACCTGAAGAACATGCCGGGCATTTCAATGGAATATAAAATAGATATGAAGGCATGGCAGGACTGGAAGAATAGTATGGTTGCAAGGATAACTGGAAACGCAGAGAGGCAGTGCAAATCACTTGGTGCTGATATATTATATGGCTTTGGAACATTAAAGGATAAAAACACCGTTAATGTCAATGGAAAGGATTACACTGCGGAAAACATTATAATAGACACGGGATCATCGCCGGCAAGGATACCTGGAATAGACAATGTTTATTATAACAGGGAAATACTTGGCATTGATCATATACCGGAGAGCATTGCAATCATAGGCGGCGGTTACATAGGCGTTGAGATAGGAACGGCAATGGCAAAGCTTGGTTCAGATGTTTACATTATAGAGGCAAAGGAGAGAATACTTCCAGAGGTCAGCAGCGAGCTTTCAAATGCCGTTGATAAAAAATTAAGATCCATCGGCGTAAAAATAATGACGTCCAGCAAGGTAATCTCTGTATCAAAAGATAAATATTACACTGTGAAAACAGAGAACGATGAGATAAAATCTGAAATGGTTCTGATGTCTGTTGGAAGGATACCAAACACAAAAAATATAGGGCTTGAGAATCTTAAAATTGAAATGGATGGAAGATTTATAAAAACCGATGAGCATAGAAGGACAAATGTAAAAAATATATACGCGATAGGCGATGTCACAACAGGACCGATGCTGGCACATAAGGCATTTTATGATGCATACATTGCATCAGAGAATATTCTCGGCAATGACGTAATAATAGACTATAAAGCAATGCCATATGTGATATATACAGATCCTGAGATATCGTTCACAGGTAGTGTATCAAACAATTCAAAGAAGATTATGACATCGGCAGTTCCAAGGGCACTTACAATGAATGAGGGCGATGGCTTCTTCAGGATTTACTACAATGATGATGGAACAGTAACAGGAGCGGCCATCGCCGCGCCAAGATCATCAGAGATTATAACAGAGATAAGCCTTGCCGTTGAATCTTATTTAAATATAAATGATCTGCTGCTTACGATACATCCACATCCAACAATAGCCGAGGGGATACATGATGACTTCGAAAATTAA
- a CDS encoding NAD-dependent epimerase/dehydratase family protein — translation MKGKKILITGGAGFIGSNMVERLVNDNDVTVIDFTDNIKYIKDFLHNKNFHFINNDLLKYEIKDKFDIIIHLAANSDVRSGSNDPMLDFNENVVLTQNLLEYMRRYDVNEMIFSSSSTVYGEASIMPTPESYGPCMPISSYGSSKLANEAFISAYSHYYGIKASMFRFANVVGKNSTHGVIHDFIMKLKNNPNELEILGDGTQRKSYIHVSDCINAMLLIHERIQKTDVINLGNHGTTSVKTIADYVTSAMNLENVRYNYTGGYNGRGWKGDIKYAELSIEKMESLGYRNKYDSDQSVRLAVSEILKQY, via the coding sequence ATGAAAGGAAAAAAGATATTAATAACTGGTGGTGCGGGCTTTATAGGATCAAACATGGTTGAAAGGCTTGTAAATGACAATGATGTAACGGTAATAGATTTTACAGACAATATTAAATACATAAAGGATTTCCTTCATAATAAGAACTTCCATTTTATTAATAATGATCTTCTAAAATATGAAATTAAGGATAAATTTGATATTATAATACACCTTGCCGCAAACTCGGATGTAAGATCCGGATCAAATGATCCGATGCTGGATTTCAATGAAAACGTTGTTTTAACCCAAAATTTACTTGAATACATGAGAAGATACGATGTTAATGAAATGATCTTTTCATCATCATCAACGGTTTATGGTGAGGCATCAATAATGCCAACACCAGAAAGCTACGGACCATGCATGCCAATATCATCATACGGCTCATCAAAGCTTGCCAATGAGGCTTTTATATCAGCATATTCGCATTACTATGGTATTAAGGCCTCAATGTTTAGATTTGCAAACGTTGTTGGTAAAAATTCAACACATGGCGTTATCCATGATTTTATAATGAAATTAAAAAACAATCCAAACGAGCTTGAAATACTTGGAGACGGAACGCAGAGGAAATCATACATACACGTTTCAGACTGCATAAATGCAATGCTGCTAATACATGAAAGGATTCAAAAAACTGATGTAATTAATCTTGGAAACCATGGAACAACATCTGTAAAAACCATAGCAGATTATGTTACATCCGCAATGAATCTTGAAAACGTTAGATATAATTACACCGGGGGATACAACGGCCGTGGATGGAAGGGTGATATAAAGTATGCAGAGCTATCCATAGAAAAGATGGAGTCATTAGGCTATAGGAACAAATATGACAGCGATCAAAGCGTTAGACTGGCAGTCTCTGAAATATTAAAACAGTATTAA